In Syntrophorhabdus sp., a single window of DNA contains:
- a CDS encoding helix-turn-helix transcriptional regulator, with translation MSDLKKYIGKRKKIDKEFAEGYKEGYEQFKIGAMLRQARESAGLTQEELALRLNTRKTAISRIENHAEDIKLSTLERFAAALGKQLRLQIS, from the coding sequence ATGAGCGATCTCAAAAAGTACATTGGTAAGAGAAAAAAGATAGATAAGGAATTTGCTGAAGGATACAAAGAAGGCTACGAACAGTTCAAAATCGGAGCAATGCTTCGTCAGGCTCGTGAGTCAGCGGGCTTAACGCAGGAAGAGCTGGCTCTCAGGCTCAACACCCGAAAAACAGCAATTTCCAGAATCGAGAACCACGCAGAAGACATCAAGCTATCAACCCTGGAGCGTTTTGCGGCGGCACTCGGGAAGCAATTACGTTTGCAGATTTCTTAA
- a CDS encoding ImmA/IrrE family metallo-endopeptidase encodes MDQQTLANRLKAAREKVGLSVVEAARRLGYTSYQTLSNIEKGERKVKASELNLFARVYFCSLDSFLDEAFQGKTMVLLWRKAPEGDARKELESAITYRCEQYRSLERLLGHESTGDPKFIDLRINDISTPGKIDSLAGDTWRLLELGSRPALTLKNILEQTYGVKFIYQPLASISSAASTVHPDFGPVIVINSDEAPWRRNYDLAHELFHLITWKIVPAEELSGDYLAEIEKKADRFASALLLPEAEVRKAMDKVMENQKTLTYADVVDIARDFGVSTVALLYRLSAIGCIEWETARKLAGDETLARLDKKKRIDDWGDRPVSDRFHSLAVKCLRKGLLSRGKFAEIVGIDRSEIDLFIEAEGLMETEGTPIEIMAPRC; translated from the coding sequence ATGGATCAGCAGACGCTAGCCAACCGCCTGAAGGCAGCAAGGGAGAAGGTTGGCCTTTCGGTCGTCGAGGCGGCTCGGAGGCTTGGATATACAAGTTATCAGACGCTGAGCAACATCGAGAAAGGCGAGAGGAAGGTCAAGGCTTCGGAACTCAACCTCTTTGCCAGGGTGTATTTCTGCTCCCTGGACAGTTTTCTCGATGAGGCTTTCCAGGGGAAAACAATGGTCTTGCTCTGGCGAAAAGCCCCTGAGGGCGATGCCAGGAAAGAACTTGAATCAGCCATTACGTATCGCTGCGAACAGTATCGTTCCCTTGAAAGGTTGCTGGGACACGAAAGCACCGGTGACCCAAAATTCATCGATCTCAGAATCAACGACATCAGCACTCCCGGAAAGATCGACTCTCTTGCCGGCGATACCTGGAGGCTTCTTGAGCTTGGCAGCAGGCCGGCCTTGACGCTCAAGAACATACTGGAGCAGACATACGGGGTAAAGTTCATCTATCAACCCCTCGCGAGTATCAGCTCGGCCGCCTCCACCGTCCATCCCGATTTCGGGCCCGTGATCGTCATCAACTCCGATGAAGCGCCCTGGCGCCGCAACTACGATCTTGCACACGAGCTATTCCACCTCATTACCTGGAAGATCGTTCCCGCGGAAGAATTGAGCGGGGATTACCTTGCGGAGATAGAAAAGAAGGCGGACCGGTTCGCCTCCGCGCTCCTTCTCCCCGAGGCGGAAGTAAGAAAGGCGATGGACAAGGTCATGGAGAATCAAAAGACCCTGACCTATGCGGATGTAGTCGACATTGCCAGGGACTTCGGCGTTTCCACGGTGGCCCTTCTGTACCGCCTGTCCGCCATCGGGTGCATCGAATGGGAAACGGCCAGAAAGCTGGCCGGCGATGAAACGCTGGCCAGACTGGACAAGAAGAAGAGGATCGACGACTGGGGCGACAGACCCGTTTCCGACCGGTTTCACAGCCTCGCCGTGAAGTGCCTGAGAAAAGGACTCCTCTCCCGGGGCAAGTTCGCGGAGATCGTCGGCATCGATAGAAGCGAGATAGACCTGTTCATAGAAGCTGAAGGGCTCATGGAAACGGAAGGTACGCCTATTGAAATTATGGCTCCTCGATGCTGA
- a CDS encoding 4Fe-4S binding protein — protein sequence MNYDGLITIDSEICRKDGLCVRICPKVFTQAGPGSVPEVSRPEFCNDCGHCLLVCPVGAIRHRNLEGRAITEVEKDLLPSFRQVQEMVRARRSIRNFLDKPVEREMIEKVVDAARFAPSAKNTQSTRFIAVDNGETLRRIASMTAAWLGRSAKKLRNPLVRAVYLMRGLTTKEEYSRWIGQFELTARNMEKGIDTILYRAPALVLFHADRRVRFAEANANLALQNATFAASALGLGTFYTGYVVSACAHDRAIPDMLGVPKGHRVYAGMTLGHVKIGFSRWIDRNPARIDWI from the coding sequence ATGAATTACGACGGTCTCATCACCATCGACAGCGAGATATGCAGGAAGGACGGGCTTTGCGTTCGCATCTGTCCGAAGGTTTTCACCCAGGCCGGGCCGGGCAGTGTGCCTGAGGTCTCGCGGCCGGAGTTCTGCAATGATTGCGGGCATTGCCTGCTTGTCTGTCCTGTCGGGGCGATACGGCACCGCAATCTTGAGGGAAGGGCCATCACTGAAGTGGAGAAGGACCTTTTGCCGTCGTTCCGGCAGGTGCAGGAGATGGTGAGGGCGCGGCGCTCCATTCGGAATTTCCTCGATAAGCCCGTCGAAAGAGAAATGATAGAGAAGGTCGTCGACGCGGCCCGGTTTGCTCCCAGCGCCAAGAACACGCAGAGTACGCGGTTCATTGCCGTCGACAATGGTGAGACGCTTCGGAGGATAGCGTCCATGACGGCGGCGTGGCTGGGAAGGTCGGCGAAGAAGCTCAGGAACCCTCTCGTCCGCGCCGTGTATCTCATGCGCGGCCTGACGACGAAGGAAGAGTATTCCCGCTGGATCGGACAGTTCGAGCTTACGGCGCGCAACATGGAGAAGGGCATCGATACGATCCTGTACCGGGCCCCCGCGCTTGTCCTGTTCCATGCCGACAGACGGGTGCGCTTCGCTGAGGCGAACGCGAACCTTGCCCTCCAGAACGCCACCTTCGCCGCCTCAGCGCTCGGCCTTGGCACCTTCTACACGGGATATGTCGTCTCCGCCTGTGCCCACGACAGGGCGATCCCCGATATGCTCGGAGTCCCGAAAGGACACCGCGTCTACGCCGGTATGACCCTTGGTCATGTGAAGATCGGTTTTTCGCGCTGGATAGACCGGAATCCGGCAAGAATAGACTGGATATAG
- a CDS encoding bacteriohemerythrin, which translates to MNNHSLDDIVTAYSRFVPHQFLQLLGKDNVVDITLGESLEKKMTILFSDMRDFTTLSESMTPRQNFEFINAYLERMEPVITEHNGVIDKYIGDAIMALFPTSPDDALECAIEMLGRLAGYNQERGKAGHRSVSIGIGLNTGLMMLGTVGGRNRIQSTVISDAVNLASRVETMTKSFRTNLLITEHTYCSLKDPVRYRIRFADRVTVKGRKQPQPVYEVFDGDLPEVRAAKEKTTRLFERGVAYYYFREVMRALELFRECLAECPEDSLARVYADRCEHYLETGVHEGAGEIDLVAKWAEAFEIGHPDIDDQHRQLFERVNRFAEMIRKDRDFTAAGPVIDFLDEYVRTHFKDEEDIMEKQGYPFLDVQRDQHERFTERFAALKRELQESDGSDWHFLLFKIQILVVDWLVHHTCGADRHLGRFLRLERSTGE; encoded by the coding sequence ATGAACAACCATTCTCTTGACGACATAGTTACCGCGTACAGCCGTTTTGTCCCCCACCAGTTCCTGCAGCTCCTCGGCAAGGACAACGTTGTCGATATCACTCTCGGCGAGAGCCTTGAGAAGAAGATGACCATTCTCTTCTCGGACATGAGAGATTTTACGACCCTTTCCGAATCGATGACGCCCCGTCAGAACTTCGAGTTCATAAACGCTTACCTGGAGCGAATGGAACCGGTTATCACCGAGCACAACGGTGTTATAGACAAGTACATAGGCGACGCGATCATGGCTCTTTTTCCGACGAGCCCCGATGACGCTCTCGAGTGCGCGATAGAGATGCTTGGTCGCCTTGCCGGGTACAACCAGGAAAGAGGAAAGGCCGGGCATCGATCGGTCTCTATCGGTATAGGTCTCAACACGGGTCTTATGATGCTGGGCACAGTGGGCGGCAGGAACCGAATACAGAGCACCGTCATCAGCGACGCCGTGAACCTTGCTTCACGCGTGGAGACCATGACGAAGAGCTTTCGCACCAACCTCCTCATCACGGAGCACACATACTGCAGCCTTAAGGACCCTGTCCGATACCGGATACGGTTTGCCGACCGCGTTACGGTGAAGGGTAGAAAGCAGCCGCAACCGGTCTATGAGGTCTTCGATGGCGACCTGCCCGAGGTCCGCGCCGCGAAGGAAAAGACGACGAGGCTCTTCGAGAGAGGGGTGGCCTATTATTATTTCAGGGAGGTTATGCGCGCGCTCGAACTGTTCAGAGAATGCCTGGCCGAATGCCCGGAAGATAGCCTGGCAAGGGTGTATGCGGACAGATGTGAGCACTACCTGGAGACGGGTGTCCATGAGGGAGCGGGCGAGATCGATCTTGTCGCTAAATGGGCGGAGGCCTTCGAGATAGGACACCCTGACATCGACGACCAGCACCGGCAGTTGTTTGAGCGTGTGAACAGGTTCGCCGAAATGATCAGGAAGGACCGCGACTTCACAGCAGCCGGTCCCGTCATTGATTTCCTCGACGAGTACGTCCGGACGCACTTCAAGGACGAAGAGGATATCATGGAGAAGCAGGGATACCCCTTTCTGGACGTCCAGAGGGACCAGCACGAGCGGTTCACGGAGCGCTTTGCGGCTCTCAAGCGCGAATTGCAGGAATCAGACGGTTCCGACTGGCATTTTCTTCTCTTCAAGATACAGATACTCGTCGTGGATTGGCTTGTCCATCACACGTGCGGGGCTGACAGGCACCTGGGCAGGTTTCTCAGACTGGAAAGGTCAACAGGAGAATAG
- a CDS encoding ankyrin repeat domain-containing protein, translated as MNGLIDEGRELIDAAEEGDVAGASVLIAAGADVEETDTGGWTPLMVAAQAGHLEMVRVLIAAGADVNARDRLRVTPLMVAASGGSTGLMEMLLNNGAAVNDADENGTTPLMWASTEGRVEAVRMLIVRGADVNARGASGYTALMDASGKGHVEVAELLITAKADVNAKDKNGLTALMLAAMMGHSDVVRALIRAGADVNARGDGGYTALMDASGSGCEEIVRLLEEAGATG; from the coding sequence ATGAACGGTTTGATCGACGAAGGTCGGGAACTCATTGACGCGGCGGAAGAGGGTGACGTTGCCGGGGCGAGCGTGCTCATCGCGGCAGGCGCCGACGTGGAGGAGACGGATACCGGCGGCTGGACGCCTCTCATGGTGGCGGCGCAGGCGGGGCATCTCGAGATGGTGCGTGTCCTGATCGCGGCGGGGGCCGATGTGAACGCGAGGGACAGGCTCCGTGTGACGCCTCTCATGGTGGCGGCGTCGGGTGGCTCCACGGGCCTCATGGAAATGCTGCTTAATAACGGGGCGGCTGTCAACGATGCGGACGAGAATGGAACGACCCCTCTTATGTGGGCGTCCACGGAAGGGCGTGTCGAGGCGGTGCGGATGCTCATAGTACGGGGAGCCGACGTGAACGCGAGGGGGGCGAGCGGGTACACCGCGCTCATGGACGCGTCGGGGAAAGGGCACGTGGAGGTGGCGGAGCTTCTCATAACGGCAAAGGCTGATGTGAACGCGAAGGACAAGAACGGCCTGACGGCCCTCATGCTCGCGGCGATGATGGGTCACAGTGACGTGGTCCGCGCACTCATACGTGCGGGAGCCGACGTGAACGCCAGGGGAGATGGCGGGTACACCGCCCTTATGGACGCGTCGGGAAGCGGCTGCGAGGAGATAGTCCGGCTCCTTGAGGAAGCGGGGGCTACCGGGTAG
- a CDS encoding FAD-dependent oxidoreductase has product MNDASSRDHFARHQRDDEAGGQAIMDHETDIVIAGGGLSGLSAALTAAEYGLRVILLEKMPFPGGAGLFPEGSLGIGTRYQKEKRITTTTDQVFARVMEFHHWRCNASVIRALLNESAETIDWLVDHGVRIEGIRTMFPPERSLQVWHIFEGRGARLVKILSGHIKERGVPLLTQTPAKKLLIDERGAVTGVEAVDADGNTMTITARAVIIATGGFASNKEMLKKYVPDVSTPGMAKLMYRGPAVDGRTGDGINLAMSAGAALASMGTLAGNSPYLDNEPAIRQFSGPDHMKQMRCALSQPFLWVNKHGDRFYNESFGSVFSDVYNAMTANGGLMWSIFDDAMRRSMVDSGPLTPFNAIVVPGQKMTALDEGIEKGIVSGFAFKADTIEELAGKIGIRPQKLRETIETVNRYADGKHDPDFSRKPEHLVKFDTRQGPYYALKGLRAFFLTLGGVQVNTRMQALDEQGEVIPGLYVTGQDMGGLYDSTYDLLAEGSASSFALSSGRIAVKSIREATR; this is encoded by the coding sequence ATGAATGATGCTTCGTCCAGGGATCACTTTGCACGGCATCAGAGGGACGACGAAGCGGGAGGACAGGCGATCATGGACCACGAAACGGACATAGTCATCGCGGGAGGGGGCTTAAGCGGCCTGTCGGCCGCGCTGACGGCGGCAGAATATGGCTTGAGGGTCATTCTTCTGGAGAAGATGCCCTTTCCCGGCGGCGCCGGCCTTTTCCCAGAAGGTTCTCTCGGCATCGGAACACGGTATCAGAAGGAGAAGCGGATCACGACAACGACGGACCAGGTCTTCGCCAGGGTTATGGAATTCCATCACTGGCGGTGCAACGCGTCGGTCATCAGGGCCCTTCTCAACGAATCCGCCGAGACCATCGACTGGCTCGTCGACCACGGGGTAAGGATAGAGGGGATAAGGACGATGTTCCCGCCCGAGAGGAGCCTTCAGGTATGGCATATCTTCGAAGGCCGGGGAGCCCGGCTCGTGAAGATACTCTCCGGTCACATAAAGGAGAGAGGCGTGCCCCTTTTGACGCAAACGCCGGCGAAGAAACTCCTTATCGACGAGAGGGGCGCCGTCACGGGCGTCGAGGCCGTCGATGCCGACGGAAACACCATGACGATAACCGCGCGGGCCGTCATCATAGCCACGGGGGGTTTCGCCAGCAACAAGGAGATGCTGAAGAAGTACGTGCCCGATGTCAGCACACCGGGGATGGCAAAGCTCATGTACCGCGGACCCGCTGTCGACGGCAGGACGGGTGACGGGATCAACCTTGCCATGAGCGCTGGCGCGGCACTCGCGAGTATGGGGACGCTTGCGGGAAACAGCCCCTATCTCGACAATGAGCCGGCGATAAGACAGTTCAGCGGACCGGACCACATGAAACAGATGCGCTGTGCCCTGAGCCAGCCCTTTCTCTGGGTGAACAAGCATGGAGACCGCTTCTACAATGAATCCTTCGGCTCCGTCTTCAGCGACGTCTACAACGCGATGACGGCGAACGGGGGTCTCATGTGGTCCATCTTTGACGATGCCATGCGAAGGTCGATGGTGGATAGCGGGCCTCTCACACCCTTCAACGCCATCGTCGTTCCGGGACAGAAGATGACTGCCCTCGATGAAGGCATCGAGAAAGGTATAGTCTCAGGTTTCGCCTTCAAGGCGGACACGATCGAGGAACTCGCCGGGAAGATAGGGATAAGACCGCAGAAGTTGCGGGAGACGATCGAAACTGTCAACCGCTACGCCGACGGGAAACACGACCCGGACTTCAGCCGCAAACCGGAGCATCTCGTGAAGTTCGATACCCGGCAGGGTCCTTACTATGCGCTGAAAGGGCTCCGCGCGTTCTTCCTGACCCTCGGCGGGGTACAGGTAAACACGCGCATGCAGGCCCTCGATGAGCAAGGGGAAGTGATCCCTGGCCTGTATGTCACGGGGCAGGACATGGGCGGTCTTTACGACAGCACCTACGACCTCCTCGCTGAGGGTTCGGCAAGCAGCTTCGCGCTGAGCTCGGGCCGCATCGCCGTCAAGAGCATCAGGGAAGCTACCCGGTAG
- a CDS encoding CAP domain-containing protein — protein MRGSAVIIVLLLGIVVAAGCVSPNFPAGDVAVRLPLNEGVGSLDFLSEGEVWILRDINRARASAAVPLEPLKASRGLSLAAKERAEEIARSDSSGMTPEQERNRLFERVRRFGTWTGSVAEVRSHGYPEDTVVKELLSGSIFQRGQSRPYFMDAQYAVMGTGCTMAVRIAPLCVIIVASEFREGR, from the coding sequence ATGCGCGGATCGGCAGTCATCATAGTTCTCTTGCTCGGGATCGTGGTCGCGGCGGGATGTGTCTCTCCGAACTTTCCCGCCGGGGATGTGGCGGTAAGACTTCCTCTCAACGAGGGCGTGGGGAGTCTCGACTTCCTGTCGGAAGGCGAGGTGTGGATACTCCGTGACATCAACAGGGCGAGAGCGTCTGCCGCGGTCCCGCTTGAGCCTCTCAAGGCCTCGCGGGGGCTTTCACTGGCGGCAAAGGAGCGCGCGGAGGAGATCGCCCGTTCGGACTCGTCAGGCATGACACCGGAGCAGGAACGGAACCGCCTCTTCGAGCGTGTCCGCCGGTTTGGAACGTGGACGGGGAGTGTCGCCGAGGTGAGGAGCCACGGATACCCCGAGGACACTGTAGTGAAAGAGCTGCTGAGCGGAAGCATCTTTCAAAGGGGACAGTCCCGGCCGTACTTCATGGATGCCCAATACGCGGTGATGGGCACGGGATGCACAATGGCCGTGCGCATCG